Below is a window of Dromiciops gliroides isolate mDroGli1 chromosome 5, mDroGli1.pri, whole genome shotgun sequence DNA.
GGACATTGgtggacttggggggggggagggagagaatcttgACCATCACTATGTCTACCTGAAATTGAGCATTTGCTTAAAACCAGCATTCTGAGAAGGGCCCAGAATGCCCATGGGGGGATCCCGGACAGCGCTTCACCCTTCTCCAAGGATCACAGAGTCCCTAGAGGGAAGACAATTGTGCCCCGACTTCGTTTTGCCCTGGGTTTCTCAGCTCCTAGGTGCCTTTTGGCTGCTTTTGCTTCCCTCCATCtattgggaaagaaaatgaggaaggggaggaagagtcTGGTCTAAGTGGCCCCTCCCACTGCCCACGGGGAGAGGAGGGATGGCTGAAGCgagcccccccccgcccccccaagccGCTCCCTTccacacacacgtgtgcacacacagaAGACACAAGCACACAGGCAGGACACGACTGCAGCACAGGTGGTGCTCTTTATTGAGGCTCGCACGGTGGCGGCAGCACACACTAAGGCACTTTTCTTATATAAAAAATGGGCGGGACTTGAATTTCTCCGTGCCAGCCACTGGGAGGGACCTGACTTCAGAGCTCTTGGGCATAATGCAGCTTGCTaggttttggggtgggggggggctttCCTTTGCTCGTAGGTAGGTGAGTCTGAGTAATGCAGCACAGACGATACAGTTAAGAATACAGGCAAGTCCAGCAACCAGTGTATGGTGGAGAAAACGCAGACCGCTCCCCAGAACCACAGCCCAGGGTGGAGGCAGTGATAAAGAGCTTTCTTTTATTCTTGAGAGAGACACGGACTGTGCGGGCTAAGGACTTTGGGGGTGCAGAACGAGCTCCCCCTTCCCTGGAGGGGGatgagaggggaggggcaggctTGGTGGGAAGAGTCCTTGAACCATTAAAGAGATTTGGTCCCCAAGAGTTACCAGGAAAAGCCCCAGGGAAGCTGTGGGCCACCTCCGCCTGTCCCCTTCCCCCTGAGCCTGTGGGGCCCTGCGCCCCTAAGCTGGGGTCATGTAAGGGAGCATAATCATTGCACTTGAACAAGGAAGGGGCTGTCACCTTTGGCAGCTGCCTGGGGGCCTCCCATCTTCTCCCTTTTGTACCCCCCCCTCCTGCCTGTGGGTCTGGGGCTCATAGAGCCGCAGGGCTGTGAGGTCACCCAGTGGTGATTGCCAACAGcacaggatgggggtgggagcCAGGGACTTTCCTGGGGCTCTCACTATCAAAACTCAATTTGAAGAAAAATAGATGAATAGAAaccatcttcctcttccctctccatccccaGCCCATGCGGCTGGCCTCTGGGGTTTCAAGGGGGAGAGGCGTGTCCCAGGCAGAGGCCCAAAGCCTGGGCCTCTTTGGTATGTGATTCAGAGGAGGAAGGAGGCTGAGGGCCTGCACCAAGGCACACAATGGGGAAGGGCAGGACAGGGGGCACAGTCACAGCAGGCtcaagggaaggggggggaggggaggctcgGCTTCCAGCTTGGGTGGCCTGGGGGCCCAGGACACTTCTATTCAGTAGCCTTGGCATCGCCAGCCTCCGCCTTGCCGTCCACTTCATCGTCCGAGCACTCTCCGGACCTTTCCGGGCCACCCGGCGAGGCACGACAAAAGGCAGGTCCCCACGGCctagaaaagggggagaggggggcgcGAGGCATCAGCAGGACGGTCTGGGAGCCCAAGCTGGGTCCCTCCCCCCCAGCCTGCATGAGTGGAGCCCTGGCCCTTTCTCCCTTCTGCCAAGCCTGGGGCAGGGGCCTCACCTGAGCTTGTTCTTGAGGGAGCTGACTTCCCGATTCATGGCTTCGGCTGTCTCCGTGGCGTCCTCCAGGCTCCCGTTGCAGCTTCCTTCGGGATGCGTTGGCGCGCTGCGCCTCTTCTTCTGCCTCTTCCAGCTGCCGTTTCAGCTGCTTCAGCCGCACAGTCACTGGTCTGCCTGTGGAGCAGAGGGccgtcatggggggggggggggggggggggagatgggacggtgaggcagggggaggggtggCAGGGGCACCCACCTGGTCTTTGTACTGCTCGGCATTGCGCCGCTCATCATCCACCTGCAGAATCACGTCTTTGAGCTTCTTCTCAGCTCGCCGCACCTGCTTGCAGGCCGCCTGGCGCTCCTGGCCCCCCAGAGAAGTGCTGGTCAGTGGGAAGTGAGGCTGAGGGCCCACAGCCCCCGCCCTGCCctgggaacccccccccccaagaacagCGTCCAGGAGGCAGGAGGGCGTACTTGGTCTCGTTGTCCAGCTGCTCCTCCAGCTGGGCGATCTTGGCCTCCAAGGCCGTGATGGATGCCTTGTACTTGGACTTGACCGTGCCCTCCATCTCCTGCAGCTTCACCTTGAGCTCCTTGTTCTGCCGCTCCAGCTGCTGTCGCGCATTCTCGTTCTTCTGTGCATGGCTGCGCTCCATGTTCAGGTCAGTGTTGATCTGGTCGATCTGAGGGCAGGTGAGGGAAGGTGGGTGGGCACGTGTGGTCTCGAGCCCTAGCCCCTGAAGGAGGGGGGCACCACTGGGACACACACCTGGAGGTTGGCCTTCTTGAGCCGGTCGTTGACCAGCTCCGTGTTGCTCTGCTCCTCCTCCAGTTCCTCCTCCAGCTGGGCAATGCGGGCCTCCAGGCGCCGCTtctcctccagggccagggccCCTTTGCCGCTGCTGTTGGCGATCTCATCCGCCAGCTCGTCCCTCTCCTGCTGTGCCTGCCTCTTGGCACGCTCGGCAGCCGCCAGCTCCTCCTGCAGCTGAATCATCTCGGCCTCCATACTCTTGAacttcttctcattctccttggaCTGGGCCAGGATCTCCTCTCGGGAAGCCCGCGTGTCGTCCAGCTCGCGCATGTAGTCCTTCATCTGGGCCTGCAGGACAAGGAGTGAGAGGGAGGATGGGACAGGTGCGGGAGGGACCGTGTGCTCCGCTCGCCTGGCTCCAGGCAGGGGCAAGGCTGGCGGGGGCTGGGGTGCCTCACCTGCAGCTTGCGCAGCTGCTTGATGGCCTCGTCGCGGTTCTTGTTGGCCGTGTCAATGTGGGCCTCCAGGTCCTTCAGATCCATCTCCAGCTTCTTCCTGGCAGCCACGGCCATAGAACGCTGCTTCCGCTCGTCCTCCAGCTCGGCCTCCATCTCCCGGACCTGGGGCGCGACACACGAAAGAAGCTGAGCCTCCCCAACCTGCCAGCCAGCTCTCGGGGACCACCCCACACAGACCGACCCCCACCTGCCAGCATCTGGCCGGGCCTGTCACAGGGGGCGGAGGGCCTCACCTGTCGGACCAgctgcttctttttctcctcGCTCTGCTCGTCGCGGCCCTGGAGATCCCGTTCAAACTGGGCCTTGAGTGCCTGCAGGTTCACCTCGAGCCGCAGCTTGGCATCCTCGGTGGCCTGCAGCTCATCTTCTAGCTCTTCCAGCTGGGTCTTCATCTCCTCCACCTGCTGCTCCAGGGCCCGCTTGGACTTCTCCAGCTCATGGACCTGGGGCGACGAGGCGCGGATCAGGGCTGCGGCCTGCTGTCCCTTCTCCACCCTCAGGAAGGTAACCAAACTAGGCGGGGACACCCCTTCCTCTTGGCTGCCTGGGTCTGTGTCCCAGGGTTCAGCCACAGGCTTCTGCTTGAGCCCTATGCTTAGGATGGAGGGAGGGTGTGCAGCCGTCAGGCCTCTGGGTCTTCCCCAGAGGAAGCACACCTGGGTGACTCAGGGGATATTCCTGGGGCAGAACCTTCCTTTTACATCGCCAAGAGCCAAGGGCAGGGCTGACTGTCTGGCCCTGGTTGGGTCATGGCCTGAGCCACAAGCCTCTGTCCTGTTTTCTCCAGGCCAGAAGGGCCCCTTCCAGGCTCAGCCCTCTGACAACCAGCTAAGCCCCCAAGGGCATGGGGCGGGCAGGAAAGCAGAGAGATCTGCGCCAGCACTCACGGGCCAGCACTCCCGCGCCCAGCACTCCCGCGCCCAGCACTCACGCTCTTGCCGACATCGTCCTTGGAGCTCATTAGATCCTCCATCTCGGCACGGAACTGCTTGTTGAGGCGTTCCAGCTCGGCCTTCTGCTCGACTGCTTCCTCCAGGGCCCGGGCCAGAGACAAGGCCTTGGTCTCCTTCTCCCTGGCCTCGGCCTCAGCCCGGTCGCGCTCCTCGGCGTACTTGGCCGAGATGGTCTTCTCCTCTGCCAGGAGCTGAAAGAGGAGATGCCGTGGGCACCGTGCAGGCCGCAGAGGGGGGCTTGTCATCAGACCGCCCTCCCCCCAACAAGCCACAGGGGTGGAGGGCAGGGGCCACCTCACCCACCTGGTCAaacttcttctgcttcttctccaGGTTAGAGACGATCTGCCTCTGGTGATCCAGGTCCACCAGGAGGTCGTCCAGCTCCTGCTGCAGCCGCGTCTTCGTCTTCTCCAGCTTGTCGTAAGCTGCGGCTTTCTCCTCGTAACGCTGGCTCACCCCCTCCAGGTCCTTCTGTAGCCTCCTCTTAGCTTCCTCCACCGCCTCCAGGCAGCCCACGCCATCGTCCATCTTCTTCTTCATGTCCACCACCTGGGGGCGGGCACAGCCGCACGACCAGTGAGCTGGGCGGGGAGGAGGTGCCGGGCCAGGGCTGCACGCCCAGCACTGCCTCGCTGTTCAGTTGAAGGGGAGCCACGAGGGGTCACGGCTGGAAGGGGCCAGAGGCGCCACCTTTGGCTGAGGGCCGAGGGCACTGGGGCAGGTACTTCCCTACCGGCTTCACACCTCAGTGGGCAGAGGGCCTCCGAGCCAGGCCAAGAGAGAGCCCTGCTTGGGGATGGCGGCTCTCAGGCCCaccttgggagggggagagggaggggatcgAGGTGCCCCTGACCCTTGCCTCAGCAACCCCCATACCTGGGCATGGAGGGCGGTGATCTGCTTCTCCAGAGTCCTCTtggcttcttcctcctcctccagctgTTCCTTCAGGGTGCCCTTCTCatcctctgtctgcttcagtttggTGCTCAGGCTCAGCTTCTGACGAGTCTCCTCCTGCAGCAGCTcctagagatgaggagggacaggCCACAGTGGCCCCCATGCTACTCACGCTGTGGCATCAGGGGAAGCTCACTGGCAGGGAGAGGCAGGCCAGCACCTGCTCTCCGGTCACGTGGTCACCACAAGGCTCATGGCCCTGGCCCCCCAGGGTCCATCCCATGGCTCGGAGCCGAGGCCAGTTCTCCACACACTAGGCCATGATGGCTCCCCGGGCAGCCAGTGAGGATGACCTCTGGTGGGGAAAAGGATAGCCCCTGCCCTGGTCCCGAGGTGAGATGCACGCAGGCTGAATTGAGCCCACCCCACACTCACCTGCGTGTCTTGAAGCTGAGACTCCAAAGCAGAGAAGTCTTTGGCCAGCTTGCTGGACTTGCTGTCCGACTGATTAAGGAGGCCCGTGATGTTGTCCAGCTCAACCTGCCACACGGGAGAAGGGTCCAGAGTGAGTGTCCGGCCAAGCCGCCCTTCCCAAGGAGGTGCTCTGCTCCCCCAAGACCCACAGGTGGTCAAAGCAAGGCCCAGCACGGACCATCCCATGTTCCCTTTAACACCCTATGTGTTTAATCTGCTGCGCTTCGTTGCACATCTGTTAGATAAgccttgcttttcttctttccccaagggttagttgggagggagagaagaggaactgCCTGGTGCTCTGGCCCCCTGGGGGGGACAACTCCCTGTGCTCCCCTACCCCTGGTGACTGGGGCTTGAGGCTGGTCAAATGCCAACTGCAGCACAACCAGCATTTACTGCACATCTGCTCTGTCCCAGGCAACATCCTTGCCCTGCAGGAGCTGAGCACCCCCAAGTACAGGCTAATTGCTACCTACCCCCTTAGGGGACAACTTGGGTTATTAAGAAAGCCCTCTCAAAGGCAAGGAGGGAGAGCGTGCCCAGCCTGGGGTCAAGCCTGGCCCAGCGTGTCATGTCATAGAGCTGGGAGCAGAGAGGATGGAGACCATGTGACCTTTCTGTGCCAGGCACGGGCACCTCTCTCTTCCCTTAGAGGTAATAAAGCATTACTGACCCTTCCTCAAGCAGGGAGGGGGATGGTCAGAACCAGGCACTGGGAAAACGCTAGGCAACTACATGGGGACAGAGGGAAATGGGGGAAgatgaagcaaggagaccaatgaggaggggatgagggcctgaaaTACTGTGGTGCCCACAGGAGGAGGACACTTATTGGGAAGGCACAATCACACACGGGGGGTGGAGTTCCATGATGACTCAAGACACGTCCAGTGGACAGACACCAAGGTGGGGGTCCAGAAGCAGGTTCAGGACAAGTCTACCTGAGAGTCActggcagagagaagttaaggagagagggaagggtccGGGACAGTCAGGCACAGGGAGGGGGGCGGCTGCAAGCGAATGCCGAGGAACCATGTCCCCAAGACTCAAGGAATGTGACCGATCGCTCAGCAGGGCCAAAGGAAAGGGATGAGGACAaaaactgggggggtggggggggacacgACACACGCAGCAATGCCGCAGGCCCAGAGAGATGCAGGGAGGGGGCGCAGTGGCCAAGGCATCACCCATTAGGAGGAGGCTGAACAGCGGGTGGACTGAGGGGGAGGCCAGGAGGAGGACTAGGCTGAGGCCCTGGGGGGCGAGGGGGCCTTGGCCAAAAGGGGGCCCAGTGAGGCCGCCGCCCCATGCAAACGCACCTGCAGCGTTGGTGACTTTGTCGGCCAGCTCCGTCCGCACCCGATCGCCTTCGGTGAGCTTCACCTGCAGCTCCTGGAGCTGGGTCTCCACCTTCTTGCGCTTGTGCTCCGAGTCCCCCTTGCCTTGCAGAAGGGCCTTCACCTCGTTGGAGAGCTCTGTGCGCTCATTCTCCAGCGCCTGCTTGGCTTTCTCCAGGTTAGCTTTcacctggggggagggaggaaagagaaggcaggATGAAGTTGGGCCCCTTGGGGGTTGGGGCTTGGAGAGTGGGGAGCCCCGGACAGGCTGGGTCATGACCACCAAGCCAGGGCTCACAATTCTCCAGCCCATGAGAAAGGTGCAATATGAGCACAAGGGGGCCTCACAAGAGGCTGCCCGCAAAGCAGCCAGGCAGGTCACTTCAGACACGGCCCCAACCCTCCTCGGCCTGTGCTTGACGGTCCCCGACTTGGCCCCCAGGGTAGCAGGCGCCCATCACTGTTAGCTCTGCTGCTCCCGTCTGGGGCCTCCCAAGGACCCACACCTCTAAAATGGGCTGCATCAGGATGGGCTGGCACAGCGGGAGGGAGAGCTGCTCTTGCTTAGGGGGTCCCAGGCCCTGCAGCCTCCGTGTCAGTCATCCAGCCCTCCCGGGGCCCCCAGGGGTCTCACACTATGAAACTAGAGGGCCTGCACCTCGCAGTCCCCTTGCAGCCAGCCCTCAGGTGGCATGGGCTCCTGGGCTGACCCATGCTCTGACCCTCTGCCCCCCGCCCCGCACCAGCACGGGCCGGACCCCTCCTACCCGGTTGGTTGGCTCCAAGCTGCTCGGGCCATGCCTCCTCACGGCCTGGGAGTGCTTCTGCCGCATCTCCTGGATCTGGGCTTCGTGGGTCTTTGCCTCATCGTCCAGGGTCTTCTTCAGAATGTTCACTTCCTGTTCCCGCTTTGACCTGGGCAGAGAAAGGTCCGGCCCTTAGCACGGGGTGAGGCTGCCCCTGCTCCCGCCTCAGCTGTGGGCCCGTGTGTCGGTGTGCCTGGGCCCTTCTCCCCCGCCTCACTGAGGAGAATGAGGACCCTGATTTCTACTTCACAAATGCCCACCTGAGCTCCTGCTGGGCGGCAGTGGAGTCCAGGGTGTCCTCCAGCTCTGTCTTCAGCGCCTCCAGCTCCTCGCCCAGATCCCGCTTCTGCTTCTCGGCCTTATTACGCGAAGCCCGCTCGGCCTCCAGGTCCTCTTGAAGCTCGGAGATCTGGGATTCCAGCTCACGGATCTTCTTCAGGGCCAGGTTCTTTTGACCCGCTTCCTCCTCCACTCTGTAAGAGACCAGGCAGTGGCAAGTCAGACTCCCAGGAGAGGCCTGGCCACAGGGCGCAAGCCTCGGACCTCCATGAGGCAGCCCCCCCCCCTTCGGGGCTGGGCCTCATCCTTTCCTACATAAAGGCCTGGCCTTGCTGAGCTCCATGCAACTCACTCCCTGGGTCCCGGCCAGCAAGACTCCTGTGGTCCCCTCTCTGGTCCTCTCATCTCTGCCACCCCTGACCCCACCCCGTCTGTCTGCTTCCCTTCCCTCGCTCTCTCAAGTCGAGGTTCCTGGATAGCACGCCCTGGCGCGGCCCTCACTGAACGTCCTCCTATCGGTGGTTGTAGGCCAACGGCCACGGTCCCTCACCTAGCCTGGTCCGGCTGCAGCTCCTCTTCTTTCTTGGCCAGCTGCATCTTGAGGCTCTGCCAATCTGGGCCTGCAGCTCTGCGATCTTGTCGTTCAAGTCTGTGGGGAGTCTCCCTCCAGTTTCCGCCGGGTCTTCTCCAGTTCCTGCCGCTGCTTCTCCTCCCTGCGCAGGCGTTCTGAGGAGCAGGGAGAGAGGTGTGAAGGGCTCATTCTGGCTGTCTCTCTGACTGGGACCCTCTGGTAGACTCATGGCCTGTGGGGCGCAGGTGCTTGGCAGACTCTGTACCCGCCCTCTGGAATACTGGGAGGACCTCCCATGGCTCCTCTGTGTCCCAGCAGGGCCTCAGGCCACTTGGTAGTCTCCCCCCCACCGCACATGGCTCCCAGGCAGAAAAACAACCCCTGTGTGGACTGGATGGCATGAATGCCAAGGGCAAATCTCTCCCATGCAGGGAGGGCTTTAAACCCTCAGACGCTGGGAGGGTGAGCCCCCCtccttttttgggcagggcaatgaggattaaatgacttgcccagggtcacacaactagttaaatgtcaagtgtctgaggccagatttgaactcaggtcctcctgaatgaagACCCTTATTTCTACTTCACAAATACCACCAGCAGAGGGAAGACGAGAAGCAGCCGTGCTCTCTAACCTCCCCACTCGTGCTCCAGGGCCATAGGATTCTCCGCAGGGAGTGAGCACCAGTGAGGCCTCGCCCGCCCCCCCCTCACCTTCCAGGTCGGTGATCATGGCCTCGTGCTTGTTCTTCAGCTTGGCCAGACTCTTGGACTTCTCCTCCTCTTCCGTGAGGTTGGTGGTAAACTCTGAGATCCTGTCCTCCAACAACTTCTTTTCCTggaaagggaaagatggaggCTTGAGCCCATCACAGAGCGACATCCTTGCTCCAAGCCCAGGAGCCCAGTGAGGCCAAAGACAGTGGGGAGTCCAGGCCTGGGGGCCTCCAAGGATGGGGAGGAGGCTCGCCACTGAGCACCAGCGTCCCTGGAATGTCCCTCagtgctcttggttctgcccagGAACCAGCCAAACAAGGCTATGGCCTTGAAGTTGAAGATGGCTGTCCTGGACAGCCCAGCCCGACTCCCCCTTTACCATCCTGGTGACCCTCATCTCTAGACACACCACTCCCACAGCGGCCCCGGCCCAGCAGGGCTGGGGCTCTGCTGGCTGCAGAACCACCTGCTGCTCCTGGACtaagcaggaggctcttggccaaaTGCCAAACTAGGCCTCAACTGTCCTCTCTGTGCAGTGGGAACACAGCTCTCATCGGTCTCTCTTGTGCGCCACCTCTGGACCATTAGATCTGTCCTGTGGTGATAACCACAGCCTCCCCTGAGGGGGCTACAGAGCTTGAGGGCTTCCCCATCCCCAAGCAGTAATTAAGCACCTGGACTCCAAGGCCCACTCACCTTGGCAAGTTTGCAGTTCTGGTCTTCTAGGATGATCTGATCTTCTTCGAGCTTCTTCAGCTTGGCTTCTGTGGTCACCTTCTCCAGCTGCAGCTTCTGCCTTgcactttcttcttcctccaactGCTCCTCCAGTTCCTGAAAAGAGTCCCAAGACAAAGTGAAGGAAGCGCCTCGCCCGGCGCAGCCTTCATGCCCAGCAGCTGCCCTGGTCAGCACTCGGAGCCTTCTTCTGAAGCGCCCCAGAGCACACCGGGCTCTCCACTTCGGTTTCTTGGGAGGTTCTGCTGAGCTGACCTGGCAGGTCGCTCCCTTTAGGAATCCAGAGCGTCCCCTGCCTTCCTTTGTGGATGCTGCGGTTTCATCTCACACCAAACTTTTGGGTGTTCATGGGTTCTAatgatctctcttctcttccGCCTTCCTCTCGGGACTTCCTGGGTGGGAGGCTCAGCTCTGCACTATCTTACTGTCTCTTTGGGCAAAAAGCTTTCCCTCtcgggacctcagtttccttctctgtaaaacgggggtggggggtgagcaGACTGGATGACCTGTCAGAGTCTGGGGTTCAACAACAAACATACACTCAGAATGTGAACCACAATCCTAAGTGTAGCTAGGTCCttctcattcattccttcacccaaatggaagttccttgagggcagggacagttagCACTTGGTCAGCAgcacacagcaggcatttaaaTCCGTTCAGAAAGCCCTCCGGGAGTAGGGTGGGGGTGTGcaagctgggtggtgtagtggataaagcacaggccctggattcaggaagacctgagttcaaatctggcctcagacacttgacactagctgcgtgatcctgggcaagtcactgaaccctcattgcccctgcaaacaaaacaaaaaggcctGCCCTCCCAGGGTCTAGCCTGAGCCCGCCCTCCCAGATGGGCAGCCTCACCTGGATGTTCTGCTGCATCTTCTTCTTCTCCGTCTGCAGGTGTTGGCAgcgctcctcttcctcctccacacgGGCCTCCAAGTCATGGCAGATCTCCTCCAGCTCCTGCTTTTTGGCCGTCAGGCGGGCCCGCAGCTCCTCAGCCTCGGCACACAGCTCTGTCTCCGCCTGGAGCTGCTCCTGGAGCTGCAGCTTCTCAGCCATCAGCTGCCAAAGACAACACACCCCAGGATCAGCTCCCAGTCAGTTGTCCTACGCCCTCCCGGGGGAAAGGGAGCTCTccaacactgcccccccccacatgcTGGGGGCTTCCCAAAGCCTGAAGCACAGACCGGGTGGGTCACAGGCATCAAGAAGGGGAAGCTGACCAAGAAAGCCCAGAACGGAGCTTCAACAAACAAGGACGCCACGGAGGCAGAGCCAAGGAGAGCTCCCCATCAGGTGGGATTAGAAGGGAAATCTTTACTGCAAGTTTCGCTCATAAGGTCTCCTACCCAAGACATAAAAGGAGTCATTAGCCAGCCGGTAACTGGAAGAAGAGCTGCAAAGCACATTACAGTGACTCTGCCAGCGTGTCAGTGTGAACAAGAGACACATCTCAATGGAGGAAGGAGGCCgggttggtgaagctgtgaaccaGCCCGGCCATTCTCAGGAAGAAGCTGCCAAAGACACACACGGGGTGGGCCCTTGACCaagataccactactaggcctacaCCTCAAAGAGGATCCAGGGGCACAAAAATGCATGTGGGAGTTGTAAGTAATAtggcaaagaaatgcaaatgaagagGCTCGGTGATAAAAAAGCTGttgtacaaactgatgcaaagtggtgGTTAACTGTAGGCTCCTTGGGGGACCCATCTCGCAGCGGCCTGCCTCCCATTGTCTTGAATCAAGGCCAGTGCTGTGAGGCCCTGTTCCAGGGACCCGTGGGCACCCACCTGGGACTGCAGGGTCTCCATCTCAGTCAATCGGTTCTCTGCAGCCAACTGCTTCTCTTTCACCTTCACGAGCTCCTCCTCCTTGGCCATCATCTCTTCTTCTTGTCTGCTGACCTGCAGCAGGGGCTTGACCTACAGACACAAATTGGGAGACTGAATGAGAACGAATGCACAGGGCACGGGGCACCTCTGCCAGGGCCAGGCGGTGGTGGGCCTTCAAGCTCCTGACACCTGGAATCACGTAATCCTGCCCAAATGAGCAGCACGGCCCCTGCAGGTCACCATGCGGCCAGACAGGGCTGAGACCTGAGCACTCCGTAGGGCCACAAAGTCTCAAATACTAGAGGGGCATGTACTGACTGCCGCCCCTTATCCCAGAGGGCTCAGGACGATGGCAAGGACAGTCCGAGGCCCCACAAGCACCAGCGAGGATCCCCCCACACCGTGCCCACCTTGGTGAAGAGACGCCACCACTGCCAGTTCCGCAGCTTCAGGTAGGCCGCGCAGTTCCGCTGAAGCACCTTCATGGCCGTGAGCTGCTGCTGCCGCTTGGCAAAGGCCCTGGGCAAAGGAGCACAGAGTAAGGCCTGTTGCCCCCGAGGGTGGGAGCCAGGAAGGGCGCAGACAGGCCACCCTGCTGTGATTCCGCGGTACAGAATCACTCCTATGCAGGGACAACGTATCGGACTTCTCACCCCAGCCCACCGAGAGCCCCACTGGCGGCAGCCCCCTAGGGCGCTTGGAAGTCGTCCTGAGCCTTTATTTCCAaagctgcccctctcccactgtCTGTGCTGTGCTTATTCTGAAGATGAATGTGGCCCCAGCAGCAGCAGGTCACGGGGGCAGCCACACAGTCCAGTCTTGGTGTCACACCAGCCAGATCCCAGCccagccccccccctcccccccccaggatCTCAGCATCTCAGTCCCAACCGCTCATGGCTGCAGCCcagggggcgggggcagggcagggctgctggggggagggggagcagcacAGGGGCAGAATTACTTTCTGGCCAGGTAGCCCCTGCAGCACGCCTGGAAGCCTATGATAACGTCTGTGATCTTCAGGTCTCGCTCTTCCTCCAGGTGGGCGAGCACCCCGGCTCGGAAGAAGACCTTGCTCTGCCCGATGCGGTACAGATTGCTGTCCAGTTCCAGGGCTTTGATCTGAAGGAGAGGAGAGCGAACATGCTTCATTCCCCAGCACAGCCGGGCTTTTAGGGCTCTAAAGCCCCCAGGCTTCATGGGGCATGCTGAAGCAGGCACACCCAGCCCCTGGCCCCCAGCCTCCTCTGCCTCTCTCAAGCTAAGAGCAGGTCAAGGAGTGGAGcatgaggaagagggggaaatgtGTGGCTAGCATGGGCAGGGGAAAGAACACACCACCAAGGGCTCCTCAAAACGCTGGGctgggggcaagctaggtggtgcagtggttagagcactggccctggagtcaggaggacctgagttcaaatctggcctcagacacttaacacttaccagctgtgtgaacctaggcacatcacttaaccccaactgcctcaccaaaaaaccaaaaaaaaaaccccaaacaacaacagcaacacaaaAAACCACTGGGCTGGCAGAGAGCCCCCTGAAGCCCTACCATCCCTAACACCTAAGGCCCCAGTCCTGCTGAAGGAGCCAGAGAGAGGGCGGGACAGTGGCAGtccacctctcctctcctttccagaATGCCTACCAGGCATTCACTGGATCCAAGCTCTAAAGCCAGAGTGGGAGTgtcctcctccttgtcctccccatctcccctttTCTGCCCCCTTATTGTCCCTGCACCCATACCCCTTTACTGCTACCACTTAGTTCTCACTTAATTTGTCTGTCtgggatggaaggaaaaggggagatggggaggatgGAGTGCTGCTCACTGGCCCATGCTCATCGGCTCCCGGGTCATTTTAAACCAGGTTCTCTCTCTCCTAActgcttctccttcctctccaaggAGAACATCCACAGGTAGGAAATGACTACACACAAATCAGAAGCTCCCTTGGCAGCTGTCAGCAGCAGCAGACAGAACAATGCTTCGA
It encodes the following:
- the MYH9 gene encoding LOW QUALITY PROTEIN: myosin-9 (The sequence of the model RefSeq protein was modified relative to this genomic sequence to represent the inferred CDS: inserted 1 base in 1 codon; deleted 7 bases in 4 codons; substituted 1 base at 1 genomic stop codon), which produces MAQQAADKYLYVDKNFINNPLAQADWAAKKLVWVPSEKNGFEPASLKEEVGDEAIVELIENGKKVKVNKDDIQKMNPPKFSKVEDMAELTCLNEASVLHNLKERYYSGLIYTYSGLFCVVINPYKNLPIYSEEIVEMYKGKKRHEMPPHIYAITDTAYRSMMQDREDQSILCTGESGAGKTENTKKVIQYLAYVASSHKSKKDQGELERQLLQANPILEAFGNAKTVKNDNSSRFGKFIRINFDVNGYIVGANIETYLLEKSRAIRQAKEERTFHIFYYLLSGAGEHLKTDLLLEPTTSNRFLHNGHVTIPGQQTKDMFQETMEAMRIMSIPGGGSRGLLKVISGVLQLGNIAFKKERNTDQASMPDNTAAQKVSHLLGINVTDFTRGILTPRIKVGRDYVQKAQTKEQADFAIEALAKATYERMFRWLVMRINKALDKTKRQGASFIGILDIAGFEIFDLNSFEQLCINYTNEKLQQLFNHTMFILEQEEYQREGIEWNFIDFGLDLQPCIDLIEKPAGPPGILALLDEECWFPKATDKSFVEKVVQEQGTHPKFQKPKQLKDKADFCIIHYAGKVDYKADEWLMKNMDPLNDNIATLLHQSSDKFVSELWKDVDRIIGLDQVAGMSDTALPGAFKTRKGMFRTVGQLYKEQLSKLMATLRNTNPNFVRCIIPNHEKKAGKLDPHLVLDQLRCNGVLEGIRICRQGFPNRVVFQEFRQRYEILTPNSIPKGFMDGKQACVLMIKALELDSNLYRIGQSKVFFRAGVLAHLEEERDLKITDVIIGFQACCRGYLARKAFAKRQQQLTAMKVLQRNCAAYLKLRNWQWWRLFTKVKPLLQVSRQEEEMMAKEEELVKVKEKQLAAENRLTEMETLQSQLMAEKLQLQEQLQAETELCAEAEELRARLTAKKQELEEICHDLEARVEEEEERCQHLQTEKKKMQQNIQELEEQLEEEESARQKLQLEKVTTEAKLKKLEEDQIILEDQNCKLAKEKKLLEDRISEFTTNLTEEEEKSKSLAKLKNKHEAMITDLEERLRREEKQRQELEKTRRKLEGDSTDLNDKIAELQAQIGSLKMQLAKKEEELQPDQARVEEEAGQKNLALKKIRELESQISELQEDLEAERASRNKAEKQKRDLGEELEALKTELEDTLDSTAAQQELRSKREQEVNILKKTLDDEAKTHEAQIQEMRQKHSQAVRRHGPSSLEPTNRVKANLEKAKQALENERTELSNEVKALLQGKGDSEHKRKKVETQLQELQVKLTEGDRVRTELADKVTKWQVELDNITGLLNQSDSKSSKLAKDFSALESQLQDTQELLQEETRQKLSLSTKLKQTEDEKGTLKEQLEEEEEAKRTLEKQITALHAQVVDMKKKMDDGVGCLEAVEEAKRRLQKDLEGVSQRYEEKAAAYDKLEKTKTRLQQELDDLLVDLDHQRQIVSNLEKKQKKFDQLLAEEKTISAKYAEERDRAEAEAREKETKALSLARALEEAVEQKAELERLNKQFRAEMEDLMSSKDDVGKSVHELEKSKRALEQQVEEMKTQLEELEDELQATEDAKLRLEVNLQALKAQFERDLQGRDEQSEEKKKQLVRQVREMEAELEDERKQRSMAVAARKKLEMDLKDLEAHIDTANKNRDEAIKQLRKLQAQMKDYMRELDDTRASREEILAQSKENEKKFKSMEAEMIQLQEELAAAERAKRQAQQERDELADEIANSSGKGALALEEKRRLEARIAQLEEELEEEQSNTELVNDRLKKANLQIDQINTDLNMERSHAQKNENARQQLERQNKELKVKLQEMEGTVKSKYKASITALEAKIAQLEEQLDNETKERQAACKQVRRAEKKLKDVILQVDDERRNAEQYKDQVGRPVTVRLKQLKRQLEEAEEEAQRANASRRKLQRELEDATETAEAMNREVSSLKNKLRXGRGDLPFVVPRRVARKGXGECSDDEVDGKAEAGDAKATE